A genome region from Brassica oleracea var. oleracea cultivar TO1000 chromosome C2, BOL, whole genome shotgun sequence includes the following:
- the LOC106321764 gene encoding UDP-glucuronate 4-epimerase 5, whose translation MSHLDDLPSTPGKYKVLPYGALHNHRYLRLSKLTLWASLFLALFLFYLVLSPPPSPSRRSLNDSSAKYGGSHWEKQVRKSARPRSSGGLTVLVTGAAGFVGTHVSIALRRRGDGVLGLDNFNRYYDPKLKRARQGLLERSGVFVVEGDINDAVLLRKLFDVVLFTHVMHLAAQAGVRYAMQNPGSYVNSNIAGFVNLLEVSKAASPQPAVVWASSSSVYGLNTKVPFSEKDRTDQPASLYAATKKAGEGIAHTYNHIYGLSLTGLRFFTVYGPWGRPDMAYFFFTKDILKGKTITVFESPDKGSVARDFTYIDDIVRGCLRALDTAEKSTGSGGKKKGPAMFRIYNLGNTSPVPVSKLVTILEKLLKMKAKRKIMPLPRNGDVEFTHANITLAQTEIGYKPEVDLETGLKKFVKWYMGFHTGSKKKSSW comes from the coding sequence ATGTCTCACCTTGACGATCTTCCTTCTACTCCCGGAAAGTACAAAGTTCTGCCGTACGGGGCTCTTCACAACCACCGCTACCTCCGCCTCTCGAAACTCACGCTCTGGGCTTCTCTCTTCCTCGCCCTCTTCCTCTTCTACCTCGTCTTATCTCCTCCGCCGTCTCCTTCTCGCCGGAGCCTCAACGATTCATCCGCTAAGTACGGCGGCTCTCACTGGGAGAAACAAGTCCGTAAATCCGCTCGTCCGAGGTCTAGCGGCGGCTTAACGGTTCTAGTCACCGGAGCCGCCGGATTCGTGGGTACCCACGTCTCGATCGCGCTACGGAGACGCGGCGACGGGGTTCTGGGTCTCGACAACTTCAATCGATACTACGATCCGAAGCTGAAACGAGCTAGACAAGGGCTTCTAGAGAGATCAGGAGTCTTCGTCGTCGAAGGAGACATAAACGACGCCGTTTTGCTAAGGAAGCTCTTCGACGTCGTCCTCTTCACACACGTCATGCATCTCGCCGCTCAAGCCGGTGTGCGTTACGCGATGCAGAACCCAGGATCGTATGTGAACAGCAACATCGCTGGCTTCGTGAATCTATTGGAAGTCTCGAAAGCTGCGAGTCCTCAGCCTGCGGTTGTCTGGGCTTCGTCTAGTTCTGTTTACGGTCTGAACACGAAAGTACCCTTCTCGGAGAAAGACCGTACGGATCAGCCGGCGAGTTTATACGCAGCTACGAAGAAAGCAGGTGAAGGAATAGCACATACTTATAACCATATCTACGGTTTATCCTTAACCGGTTTGAGATTCTTCACGGTTTATGGACCTTGGGGTAGACCAGACATGGCCTACTTCTTCTTCACTAAAGATATACTCAAAGGGAAGACGATTACAGTGTTTGAGTCTCCTGATAAAGGTAGTGTTGCTCGGGATTTCACCTACATTGATGATATTGTGAGAGGCTGTTTACGTGCGTTGGATACTGCTGAGAAGAGTACTGGTAGTGGTGGGAAGAAGAAAGGTCCTGCCATGTTTAGGATTTACAATTTGGGGAATACTTCTCCTGTTCCTGTTTCTAAGCTTGTGACGATATTGGAGAAGCTTTTGAAGATGAAAGCTAAGAGGAAGATCATGCCTTTACCGAGGAATGGGGATGTTGAGTTCACTCATGCTAATATCACGTTGGCGCAAACAGAGATTGGTTATAAACCTGAGGTTGATCTTGAGACGGGTTTGAAGAAGTTTGTGAAATGGTACATGGGTTTTCACACAGGCTCGAAGAAGAAGAGTTCTTGGTGA
- the LOC106322911 gene encoding serine/threonine-protein kinase MHK-like isoform X2: protein MANSKIHLSIFECMDHNLYQITQEREQRPFSEGKISTFMSQMLQVLAHMHKNSYFHRQLKPTISSRLLTLDWLAKLHLCFLENVSPVSDRRVPAESFE, encoded by the exons ATGGCGAATTCCAAAATCCACCTTTCCATCTTTGAGTGCATG GACCACAATCTGTACCAGATAACGCAAGAAAGGGAACAACGACCTTTCTCTGAGGGAAAAATAAGTACTTTTATGTCTCAGATGCTTCAAGTCCTCGCACACATGCATAAAAATAGTTATTTCCATCGGCAACTGAAACCAA CAATATCCTCAAGATTGCTGACTTTGGACTGGCTTGCGAAGTTGCATCTATGCTTCCTCGAAAATGTCTCACCAGTTTCAG ACCGTAGGGTTCCAGCTGAAAGTTTCGAGTGA
- the LOC106322911 gene encoding serine/threonine-protein kinase MHK-like isoform X1: protein MANSKIHLSIFECMDHNLYQITQEREQRPFSEGKISTFMSQMLQVLAHMHKNSYFHRQLKPIYFCSEENLLVTSNILKIADFGLACEVASMLPRKCLTSFRP from the exons ATGGCGAATTCCAAAATCCACCTTTCCATCTTTGAGTGCATG GACCACAATCTGTACCAGATAACGCAAGAAAGGGAACAACGACCTTTCTCTGAGGGAAAAATAAGTACTTTTATGTCTCAGATGCTTCAAGTCCTCGCACACATGCATAAAAATAGTTATTTCCATCGGCAACTGAAACCAA TTTATTTTTGTTCTGAAGAGAATTTGCTGGTGACCAGCAATATCCTCAAGATTGCTGACTTTGGACTGGCTTGCGAAGTTGCATCTATGCTTCCTCGAAAATGTCTCACCAGTTTCAG ACCGTAG